A stretch of DNA from Drosophila virilis strain 15010-1051.87 chromosome 5, Dvir_AGI_RSII-ME, whole genome shotgun sequence:
AGCTACCGAGTTCTGGTTAATAGATATTAATAGCATGTGCGGCGCGGCGGGTGTGTAGTAGGTAGAGTAGGTGGAAAGGAGGGGGGATTATTTGAGGTGGTTGTGAAAAGTGCTCAATGCTGCGGCGGCTGTCACACGCAATTTGTTACGCAAAAGCAGATGCGCATCaagtaattaatttttttccttttatacTCAGAACCCATTGAGAGTAGGGTAGAAGGGTATACCGATTTTGTGCACATGTATGTAACTGGCTGAAAAAGCCTTCTGGTTAAGCAAATGCCTGCTTCAGCCGAGTTCACTTTAGCTTCCGTCTGCCTATCTGTCCGAATGCTTGATATAGTCGATCTCTGGTACAATATGGTTCTGCGGAGTCAATCAAATTGGATGTTCAGTTCCTGTTTTCTAAACCGATCCAGAATCTTTATTTTTCTGGAAGACTTAAGTATTTATAGTCTTGGGCTTTAGTTTATACACACATCTGGATGGCATAGTTGGGCACTGGAAATTGTCATAAGGATCGGCCATGTATGTATAGGGTATCTCTTAGTGGGACACTCTCGGCCAGAGCAGCTgtacttgttttttctttgacGGCATCCTTTTTTCGCCCTGCCGCTGCCTGAATGGACGCTGATGATCTCATCGGTAAAAACTGCGACGCAGTtgatacttttttttttttttggcaaattgcgCAGTTTGTGGAAAATTGAGGATGAGTTGCGGATGCAGGTGTTGGGTGGATTCTGGCTTTTTGATGGCAGATGCAGTGGCAGCTTGCGTTGCGGCAAGCACTTTCCATTTCGTCAGCTAAAAGGTTTGACCaagacacaaacaaacacacagcagctggaatttaatttgcatgaAGCGCGCACAGCTCAAATCGCATTGCAaaatggcattttttttttttttttttgcaacggGGCAGGGTGCGGGGAAATAGAAAAGCGAAAGAAAAGCGCCAGCTAGCTGGAATCTGCAATAAGCCAAATGGCAACTAAAAATGTCGCTCACTCTGCACAATTGTGCATCAAGCCGAAGTATGTGCCATAAATCTTAAAGCTTACTCTATCCTTAACGATAGGGCATTATAAGCTAGTCACGAGGCTTGTAACGCCTCAAAGGAGACGCTATTAGGCACATATAATTTagatataaataatatgcttTGCATATAAATCTAGTTTAGATTAGTCAGTCGTATCGAATGACTATATCAAATGGCTGTTATGGAAATTTTCGGTCGAAGTATTGCATTATCTAGCTCTTATCTAGCTCCTTATATATGGGCAAATTCTATTCAGCATTTTATGATTTATGGGTTAGGGAATAGTgcttatttataaaaacacCTCGTATTGTGTTTAATCGTAGGGTATTCAAACTTCGGCCGAAGACAGCTGTCTTGTctggttttttatatttccattTGATGACGAAGATGAGTAGCTGATGATCAtgttgataatgataatgatgatgatgatgatgatgatgatgctgttgctgatgtgtGGGTTACATTGCCGCAGGACTGGGACAGCTCACATGTGCCCAGGCCAACTGCTGCGCTTAGTACATAGGAATTCTGCTGGCCTGCTACAGATGATGCTGGGCTCTGGGCTCTAGGTTCTGGCTCtgggctgctgttgccttCCTGGTTCGGCCTGAGCATTATGCATGCAAATGGTATAACCGAGTAACGAACTGTCAAAATCAAAAGCGACAActgcaaaaaaatacaaaaataaagaggtaaaaaaaatgcagcagGCAAATGACAAAAAGTCGCCCAAGACAGCATCCTGCTCTGTGAAGTCCCCAGGATGTAGTCCTGCGCCTGTCCCAGTCCCTGGCATATTATGTGCAATGCATGCGCTAAAAGATAAAGATGACTCGAATCCTAGCAACGACTTGGCTTCAGTTTCGTCTGCATCTTCCATCTCTCCCAGCAGCCGGCTACCGACTACAGTTTCGACTGTGGCGTATGCGTGTTTTGCATAAAGCCAGCTCCCGACTTGTTCATTGTGGGAAAACTGCTTTTGCTTGGCTGTGCATGAATGATTTATAGAGCGGCTGCTACTACCGCGGCGAGGGGCGGTTCGGACAGAAATGCATCTTCAGCTGCCAACAGTGGCCCATTGCCAGCGATTATCAGCCCAAAAGCGACTGCTGACTGGGCGCTGCGTTCTAAGAGCTTTTCGTGTAACCAACTTAAATATGGACTACTTTGAAAGACATCGCCTcgaatatttaacaaattaataatgttACATGAATGAAATCGGGACTCATAGACACCAGGCACATGCTTTTTTATCTCTGTTTTTTACACATTCAAATGGGAtatagatatttgaaaatgtgtttGAATCGTAAAGGAACATAAAGTTGCATTCAAAGTTTGTTGCATAAAAGTTTGCAAAAAGCatatcaaataatatttaaaaataattaaggtAATACGATTCCAGTTCCACAGGTAGCCTAAAAAGTAGTCTAATAGACACCATTAAAtgattcattttcaattatatatttgaatataagcGTATTACAGATCACGTCTTAAGCTTATAAAGCTCTTAACGCTGTTTATAATTCAAATGTGGCTAACTACGCCTGACTAACTTtactttaatattatttttgcatcGTAGAGTAATGCCAGTTTGAAAAACGAATTCCTTGGGATCAACGAGTGGTAAAATCTTAAATTGCTTGAGTACTACGATGAGCAGGGTCTTCATTTCCAACATGGCATACTTTTGACCTgtgaaaaaaattaacatgAGTAGATATTCCCTTTAAGACTTATACTCAAGTTAAACTTACCTATGCAATTGCGTTGACCCGCACTAAAGGGCATATAGGCATAAGTATGACGGTCCTTGGAGTTTTCGGGCAGAAAGCGCTCTGGCTGAAACTCATCTGGATCGCTCCAGTATTTGGGATTCCGATGCAAGTCGAAGACATGAAGAGTGATTTGAGCACCAGCCGGTAATATAAGGCCATTGGCCAGTTCCGTTTCCCTAACTGTTTGACGGGCCATGATAGGCACAGATGGAAACAAGCGCATCGTTTCCTTAACAAAGCATTCCAAATACTTGAGTTTAGAGAGCTGATTAGTGTCCAAGTTGTTAAAGTCATCTGATATAGAGATGAGTATATAGGGCTTAGAAGGCTTTACGTTGTAGAAGGTGGAGTAAAGAAAACTGACCAGCTATGTGCTCGCTTATCTCCTGATAGCACAGCTCCTGTTTGTCCTGATTTAGGGACATGTTCATAAGCCCAAATATGAGACCAATCGATGTGGTATCAAAGCCCTCAAACATAAGCGTATCCACCTCCTCGCAAATGCCCTCATGATCAATTAAACCGTCCTTCTCCGCAAGAATAAGCGTATCCAGCATTGCAAAGCGTTGCTTCTTGTTGATGTAACTAGGTTTACGTGGAGGAATCAACTACTAGTcataataattgaaaatatataaatataccctTACATATCATCATCTGCCGCTTGAGTACTGAGCTTTTCGTTGAGCACCTGCTCGAGAAGTATTCGACGCTTGGCAATTATTTCGCTGGAGAAATCGTGTACTTCTTTTAAGAAGCGCGCATCCTCGCTGGAGCCAAACAGATTATAGATGGTATTGTTCCAAATGAGTGGATTACTCATACGTCTTATAAAACTCTTTTCAATCATGCTGAAGCTCTCGCGATAGCGATCTCCCTTGGCAGCCATATCATCCAGTTTTATGCCCATGGCCGTCTCTGTGGATGTTAACATTTGAGTTGAAGATTAAGCCACAGTGAACACTCAGTTTAGTGGACCTACCACAAATGCTGTTTAGTGTAAATCTGGGTATAAGTTCACTTAGAGAGATGCATGTCTCTGCTTTCCCCTCGAATTGTttcacaaatttcaaactctCCGCTCTATTTGAAAAATTTGAATTAACATCAATTCGGctggcttaaaaaaaaaaacttacttGAACGTCTCTTCGAATTGACCCAAGATATTAAAGTGAAATGTGGGCGTCAGCATCTTCCGTCGCGTGTGCCATTTCTTATCTGTAAAGAtgtagttttattattttcagtaCGTTATAGTTTTTACTGTGCAGTGTGGCCTACCTGTGGATGTCAGTAGGCCAGTGCGTAGCGCCGGGTGTAGAAAGCCGTATACCAGCCCCTTGGTTATCAGGTTTTGGTCGTTCAATATTAAATCAAAGTTGTCTGCGTCGATAATATTGTAAGCCACCGTGCCCATAACATATTCTATAAAGCTACGACCCATTTGTTTGGCCCTGACACGCATATCATTGAACATCTCAGCtggaaaaaaagcaaaaagaaagttATTTTGAGATTGTTATGGGGTAGTTTTACCCACCGTCATTTCTGCCATACAAGTCGAAGCTATTGCCAAAGATGGTGCGTCCCTCAGGCACCGGAGCTATGCTTTCTATCGGTCGTCCATCCTTGGTGCGCACACGCTTTGCGAAGAAGGCCAGCACGTAGTAGTCCTTGTTGATCCTATACAGCCAGAAGATAAGCGTGCCCAGACCGATCAAAATCAATAAACCCAAGTCCATTTCAAAGCAGTCGAAACACACGCTAAACCATGTCCAACCAATGCGACAAGGGGACTGACACAACGAGCTCTACAATTTTTTCCAGACCTGTAGCCCAGGCGTTTAGACATTATCTCGGTCTATAGTAAAAACCGATTGATTGTTAGTGCCGGCTTGTGCGAgtacaatttgttttatttagtCGGAACGGAAAGATAAGAATGtttgaattatatataatatgtgggTATGTGGGCTTGTTGGAGCACAAAGCATTTATTTAATCTATCTAACAAAAAACTTGTTCTCTCagcaaatgtaattaattttaatagagtttttttttttataacgtGAACCCACTGAAAATGGGTTAAATGGGGTATAATTgtttaatgcaaatttatgcaacgtatatatttattaatatcttGCCTTGTCGGTCTAGCCAGGCGTGTCTGTCTAAGCTCGTCTATCTCACAGACGATTAGCTTGTATAGCATTGacattttcaattgcaattgaaatttgttttcaaatcAACGGGTATCAACGATACCATGTAATGGATAAAAAAATTCTTGGAACTTTGAGTTCGATATTCACGAAATTAGTGTTGGTCTTTGGTATATAAACCCAGTTGGGTGGCATATAAATGACCTGTAAATTGCATAAGGATCAACGTAACAATCAAAAAAGTAATTTTCATAATGAGGGGCTAaaggaagaagaag
This window harbors:
- the LOC6625356 gene encoding cytochrome P450 4p1, which produces MDLGLLILIGLGTLIFWLYRINKDYYVLAFFAKRVRTKDGRPIESIAPVPEGRTIFGNSFDLYGRNDAEMFNDMRVRAKQMGRSFIEYVMGTVAYNIIDADNFDLILNDQNLITKGLVYGFLHPALRTGLLTSTDKKWHTRRKMLTPTFHFNILGQFEETFKAESLKFVKQFEGKAETCISLSELIPRFTLNSICETAMGIKLDDMAAKGDRYRESFSMIEKSFIRRMSNPLIWNNTIYNLFGSSEDARFLKEVHDFSSEIIAKRRILLEQVLNEKLSTQAADDDIYINKKQRFAMLDTLILAEKDGLIDHEGICEEVDTLMFEGFDTTSIGLIFGLMNMSLNQDKQELCYQEISEHIADDFNNLDTNQLSKLKYLECFVKETMRLFPSVPIMARQTVRETELANGLILPAGAQITLHVFDLHRNPKYWSDPDEFQPERFLPENSKDRHTYAYMPFSAGQRNCIGQKYAMLEMKTLLIVVLKQFKILPLVDPKEFVFQTGITLRCKNNIKVKLVRRS